One stretch of Pseudoalteromonas shioyasakiensis DNA includes these proteins:
- a CDS encoding MerR family DNA-binding protein: MRTIGKLAKDLDINVETIRFYERQGLIEQPLKPESGYRMYGDALTSQLKFILKAKALGFTLKEIESLMSLSDSCADIESMGLQKLNLIRNKIADLQRLEKVIQDMTDSCKANQDPQSCPVINSLK, from the coding sequence ATGAGAACCATTGGAAAACTGGCAAAAGATTTAGATATCAATGTTGAAACAATCCGTTTCTATGAGCGCCAAGGTCTGATAGAGCAACCTTTAAAACCAGAGTCTGGTTACAGAATGTATGGCGATGCCCTTACCAGTCAACTCAAATTTATTCTGAAAGCTAAAGCATTAGGGTTTACGCTGAAAGAAATTGAATCGCTTATGTCACTAAGTGACAGTTGCGCTGATATTGAGTCGATGGGGTTGCAAAAACTTAATCTCATTCGTAATAAAATTGCTGATTTACAGCGATTAGAGAAAGTAATTCAAGATATGACAGATTCTTGCAAGGCCAATCAAGACCCTCAATCCTGCCCGGTAATAAATTCACTTAAATAG
- a CDS encoding site-specific integrase, with the protein MILRNTTKTKIIKTSVNFGKGMSFHLDKSGQPIKTEKGIRTHSYRHDKIEPNFPVLYHPTRFTECQEMNLFLMHRFEGHFSLKKNQIDNEAFSDAYHASQPGKPLDVKSVRSIAKHLKAFLDWLDKDDASYFEVIAAPLSKQSVDDDISRLPVWRYHKHLCERVETKDKSKRISFNSAQERIRAVKAFYIWSHKRGAIDSLPFSLEYKQVRIKSKAKSGVSSLFQLPTSNNRSGGLWKWVSNLSIPNTLKQKEDSPDKGLQPYSPKELKQLLETNTAQKETYKLYLQCALLGGLRSFEISAIDQKDLFNPDEKENEKRIPKLNIVRKGHKPVRLTIARVLMKLLYNHTLTIQNMKRRTKHETNHGMDNSEHPLPLFMNSSGSRISEDTPGNTISIVRKEQRKQGLEILLRTFHDLRATFATYVAKYLIDKGESESSIRQTLMTLMSHESFKTTKRYIDFAKSVSVDAYGAMSEWVKDIYGDVNELLMREAEDATAS; encoded by the coding sequence ATGATACTTCGAAATACAACAAAAACTAAAATAATTAAAACATCAGTCAACTTTGGAAAAGGAATGTCTTTTCACCTCGATAAATCAGGGCAACCTATTAAGACTGAAAAAGGCATCAGAACTCACTCATATAGGCACGATAAAATAGAACCTAATTTTCCAGTGCTATATCACCCGACTCGCTTCACCGAATGCCAAGAAATGAACTTATTTTTAATGCACCGCTTTGAAGGTCATTTCAGTCTCAAAAAGAATCAAATAGACAATGAGGCTTTTAGTGACGCTTATCATGCCAGCCAACCGGGAAAGCCATTAGATGTTAAGTCTGTTCGCAGTATAGCTAAGCACTTAAAAGCTTTCTTAGATTGGTTGGATAAAGATGATGCATCCTATTTTGAAGTAATAGCTGCACCACTTTCAAAACAATCTGTAGATGATGATATTTCTAGGTTACCTGTGTGGAGATATCACAAACATTTATGTGAAAGAGTCGAAACCAAAGATAAGTCTAAACGCATAAGCTTTAACAGCGCTCAAGAACGAATTAGAGCTGTTAAAGCATTCTATATATGGAGCCATAAGCGCGGAGCTATAGATAGCCTCCCCTTCTCACTTGAATACAAACAGGTACGTATTAAATCGAAAGCTAAATCAGGTGTCAGTTCGTTGTTTCAATTACCTACCAGCAACAATCGTTCTGGGGGCTTATGGAAATGGGTCAGTAATTTGAGCATTCCAAATACATTGAAACAAAAAGAAGACTCACCAGACAAAGGTCTACAACCATATTCTCCAAAAGAACTTAAACAGTTACTGGAGACGAATACAGCTCAAAAAGAGACTTATAAACTTTATTTGCAGTGTGCCTTGTTAGGTGGACTTCGATCTTTTGAAATTTCGGCCATCGACCAGAAAGACCTCTTTAACCCTGATGAAAAAGAAAACGAGAAACGTATTCCAAAATTGAACATTGTACGAAAAGGACATAAGCCAGTGAGATTAACAATAGCGCGAGTTCTAATGAAGCTTTTGTACAATCACACTTTGACAATTCAAAATATGAAGCGACGTACCAAACATGAGACTAATCATGGTATGGACAATAGCGAACATCCGCTTCCTTTGTTTATGAATAGTTCAGGATCGCGGATAAGCGAAGATACACCGGGGAATACTATTTCCATAGTTAGAAAAGAACAAAGGAAGCAGGGATTAGAAATACTATTACGCACATTCCATGACTTACGCGCTACCTTTGCTACTTATGTCGCTAAATACCTAATTGACAAAGGTGAATCAGAAAGTTCCATCCGACAAACACTAATGACTTTGATGAGTCACGAAAGCTTTAAAACAACCAAACGTTACATCGACTTTGCCAAAAGTGTATCAGTGGATGCATACGGAGCGATGTCAGAGTGGGTAAAAGATATCTACGGTGATGTTAACGAATTGCTTATGCGTGAGGCTGAAGATGCTACAGCAAGTTAA
- a CDS encoding manganese efflux pump, with protein MFEVFVLAIALSMDAFAVSIGLGSKKVVNAEKLFIKAAAYFGFFQGFMPLLGYYSGKGLSSWIEDYAPWIAFILLVFIGGKMIYESQSEGIEEDIANVTHRVLFVLAIATSIDAMAAGYAITLLEVDIAVACLIIGVTTFAFSWIGVNIGERSGVWLESKAELFGGLVLIAIAFKILLG; from the coding sequence TTGTTTGAAGTATTTGTATTAGCTATAGCACTCAGTATGGACGCGTTTGCAGTATCCATAGGCTTAGGTTCTAAAAAAGTAGTAAATGCTGAAAAGCTCTTTATTAAAGCCGCTGCTTATTTTGGTTTTTTCCAAGGCTTTATGCCTCTTTTAGGCTATTACAGCGGTAAAGGTTTATCATCTTGGATTGAAGATTATGCACCTTGGATAGCTTTTATTTTGCTAGTATTTATCGGTGGCAAAATGATTTATGAGTCCCAATCTGAAGGAATTGAAGAAGATATTGCTAATGTTACTCATCGTGTGCTATTTGTTCTTGCTATTGCCACCAGTATTGATGCAATGGCGGCAGGTTATGCAATCACATTGCTTGAGGTAGATATAGCCGTAGCTTGCTTGATAATAGGCGTCACGACGTTTGCCTTTAGCTGGATTGGTGTGAATATCGGCGAAAGAAGTGGCGTATGGCTGGAATCTAAAGCTGAACTATTTGGTGGTTTAGTGTTAATCGCAATCGCATTTAAGATATTACTTGGTTGA
- a CDS encoding TatD family hydrolase: MMDLHCHVDLYPDHQEVLNDIKSSNYYVLSVTTVPSAFEGTVQLTSGIKHCKTALGLHPQLAHLRKNELALFDKLVDRTRYIGEIGLDGSKGYADYFDDQLEVFTHILKKCEGFDDKILTIHSLNATGEVLEQLKLHPNAGTSILHWFLGTKKQVLEAVELGCFFSIGPAMLTSARAKKVISWIPQDRVLLETDGPFAKVAGNILFPSSVGTVTEYLAEIWCKNKALIIEKLSVNLRCLTSVK, from the coding sequence ATGATGGATCTTCATTGCCACGTTGATTTATATCCAGATCATCAAGAGGTATTGAACGACATAAAAAGCAGTAATTATTACGTGCTATCAGTAACTACGGTGCCTTCAGCTTTTGAAGGTACTGTCCAGTTAACAAGTGGCATAAAACACTGTAAGACGGCCTTGGGGCTTCACCCTCAACTTGCTCATCTAAGAAAAAATGAATTAGCACTATTCGATAAGCTAGTTGATAGAACTAGATATATTGGAGAAATTGGACTGGATGGCTCAAAAGGTTACGCTGATTACTTTGATGATCAATTAGAGGTTTTCACGCATATTCTAAAAAAATGTGAAGGCTTTGATGACAAAATACTAACTATCCATAGTCTTAACGCGACTGGTGAAGTTCTTGAACAACTTAAGTTACATCCCAATGCTGGTACTTCTATTCTTCATTGGTTTTTAGGTACTAAGAAGCAAGTTCTAGAAGCCGTCGAGCTAGGCTGTTTCTTCTCTATTGGGCCAGCCATGCTAACTTCAGCCAGAGCTAAAAAAGTAATATCGTGGATACCTCAAGATAGAGTTCTACTCGAAACTGATGGACCTTTCGCCAAAGTGGCGGGGAATATTCTGTTTCCTTCAAGTGTTGGCACTGTTACTGAATATCTGGCTGAAATTTGGTGTAAAAATAAGGCTTTGATAATAGAAAAATTGTCAGTAAATCTTAGGTGTTTAACATCAGTCAAGTAA
- the merC gene encoding organomercurial transporter MerC, which yields MINKILDKVGSGGVWLAALSCTACFPALGSLASALGLGFLSHFEGIAVNTLLPLFASLALLVNFYNWYQHRDSLRGVLSVIGPIAVLLTLYPLWQYDWSTYLFYFGIIWMVVMSILDIVKPIKEPVCKV from the coding sequence ATGATCAATAAAATTCTAGATAAAGTAGGTTCTGGTGGCGTTTGGCTAGCCGCCCTTAGCTGCACAGCATGTTTTCCTGCACTCGGCTCATTGGCATCTGCTCTTGGGTTAGGTTTTCTTTCACATTTTGAAGGGATAGCGGTGAACACCTTATTGCCATTATTTGCTTCACTAGCGTTGTTAGTTAATTTCTATAATTGGTATCAACATCGAGATTCATTGAGAGGCGTTTTAAGTGTCATTGGCCCAATTGCAGTATTGCTGACCCTTTATCCTTTATGGCAATACGACTGGAGCACTTACTTATTTTACTTTGGGATCATTTGGATGGTCGTAATGTCTATTTTAGATATTGTTAAGCCCATTAAGGAACCAGTATGCAAGGTATAG